Proteins encoded within one genomic window of Saccharopolyspora pogona:
- a CDS encoding ABC transporter permease, with amino-acid sequence MSPVWLVARREIRTRVRTRGFIIGTLSIIVIMGAYAGLMTFIGNQASTTKIGVTAEAAAIGESLKAAGPNFGKSFEISTVPAPVAEQQVRDGDLEALITGTPEEPRLVVKRTPDDSIQAALNAIVQQRTLDAELARFGLDPDAVRATAESAHVAVTSLETEDPHRVERLVLAIAAGVVLYMFMIIAGQMVAQGVVEEKASRVVELLLSTIKPTQLLAGKVVGIGLTNLLQLLIIAGTGLLAAGVGGMLTLPSAALASTLAWALVWFVLGFFTYATVLAAASSLVSRHEELQNVISPVITVLVVPFVIGVSMLPSSPDSTFAAVLSLVPGFSPTLMPMRIALGVAAPWEIAVATVLSIAAIAVLLRLGGRIYSNAVLRTGSRVKVRDALRAS; translated from the coding sequence ATGAGCCCCGTTTGGTTGGTCGCCCGCCGGGAGATCCGCACCCGCGTGCGGACCCGCGGATTCATCATCGGCACCCTCTCCATCATCGTGATCATGGGCGCCTACGCGGGACTGATGACGTTCATCGGGAACCAGGCCAGCACCACGAAGATCGGCGTCACCGCAGAGGCCGCGGCCATCGGCGAATCGCTGAAAGCGGCGGGCCCGAACTTCGGCAAGTCCTTCGAGATCAGCACGGTCCCGGCCCCGGTCGCCGAGCAGCAGGTGCGCGACGGCGACCTGGAAGCCCTGATCACGGGCACGCCGGAGGAACCGCGACTGGTCGTCAAGCGCACCCCGGACGACTCGATCCAGGCCGCGCTGAACGCGATCGTGCAGCAGCGGACGCTCGACGCCGAGCTCGCACGCTTCGGGCTGGACCCCGACGCGGTCCGCGCCACGGCCGAGAGCGCCCACGTCGCCGTGACCAGCCTGGAGACCGAGGACCCGCACCGCGTCGAACGGCTGGTCCTGGCCATCGCGGCCGGCGTCGTGCTCTACATGTTCATGATCATCGCTGGTCAGATGGTCGCGCAGGGCGTCGTGGAGGAGAAAGCCAGCCGGGTCGTCGAGCTGCTGCTGTCCACGATCAAGCCGACCCAGCTGCTCGCCGGGAAGGTCGTCGGCATCGGCCTGACGAACCTGCTGCAACTGCTGATCATCGCCGGTACGGGGCTGCTGGCGGCAGGCGTCGGCGGCATGTTGACGCTGCCGTCTGCGGCGCTGGCGAGCACGCTCGCCTGGGCGCTGGTCTGGTTCGTGCTCGGGTTCTTCACCTATGCGACGGTCCTCGCCGCGGCCTCCTCGCTGGTGTCGCGCCACGAGGAGCTGCAGAACGTGATCAGCCCGGTGATCACGGTGCTGGTCGTGCCGTTCGTCATCGGCGTCTCGATGCTGCCGAGCTCGCCGGACAGCACGTTCGCGGCGGTGCTCTCCCTGGTCCCGGGCTTCTCGCCGACGCTGATGCCGATGCGCATCGCGCTCGGCGTCGCCGCCCCCTGGGAGATAGCGGTGGCCACCGTCCTGAGCATCGCGGCCATCGCCGTCCTGCTCCGCCTCGGCGGCCGGATCTACTCCAACGCGGTGCTGCGCACCGGCTCCCGAGTGAAGGTCCGCGACGCCCTCCGCGCGTCCTGA